Proteins encoded within one genomic window of Haloimpatiens massiliensis:
- a CDS encoding GNAT family N-acetyltransferase has translation MCEYEFRLITIDDIPGMVALLIDRQNLESKVFPLLRNSCLNTKYITDSLEELFTNSKVIGIGAFDNGKLVGYIMGEIKIDNRRGRYVWVPYEGIAIRLDQSSELIRNLYAKVAILWLEQGCFMHYTIIPLGNQVYYEAFLKLSFFIQQVHGVMNMEEYKPFENVSDAEIRVANKMDSETMGNMSTIIQSYQNSSPSFAPALPEVVTDIRNGYKCAVEDNDAMIFIAEKELKGLGFQAYWPITPDLMVPDNGVELSIAGTYYSQMGNGVGKKLMNEGHRIMKEKGYNSIIADWRITNLTSSTFWPKCGFKPIAYRMARYIDSNLAWANFNNPSVNQL, from the coding sequence ATGTGCGAATATGAATTCAGATTAATTACTATTGATGATATACCTGGAATGGTTGCTTTGCTAATAGATAGGCAAAACCTTGAGAGTAAAGTGTTTCCCTTACTGAGGAACAGTTGCCTTAATACAAAATATATCACAGATTCACTTGAAGAATTGTTTACTAATAGTAAAGTTATTGGGATAGGAGCATTTGATAATGGTAAACTAGTAGGCTATATAATGGGAGAGATAAAGATTGATAATAGAAGAGGCAGGTATGTATGGGTTCCGTATGAGGGAATTGCAATCAGATTAGATCAATCCTCTGAGCTTATAAGGAATCTCTATGCAAAGGTTGCTATTTTATGGCTTGAACAAGGTTGCTTTATGCACTATACCATAATACCTCTTGGAAATCAGGTATACTATGAGGCCTTCTTAAAATTAAGCTTTTTTATTCAGCAAGTACATGGGGTAATGAACATGGAGGAATACAAGCCTTTTGAAAATGTATCTGATGCAGAGATTAGAGTTGCTAATAAAATGGATAGTGAAACAATGGGTAATATGTCCACTATAATCCAATCGTATCAAAATTCATCACCTTCCTTTGCACCTGCTTTACCTGAAGTTGTAACAGACATAAGGAACGGGTATAAGTGTGCGGTAGAGGATAATGACGCAATGATCTTTATTGCGGAAAAAGAATTGAAGGGGTTAGGATTTCAAGCATATTGGCCTATTACCCCAGATTTAATGGTACCTGATAATGGGGTAGAGTTGAGTATTGCGGGCACTTACTATTCCCAAATGGGAAATGGGGTTGGTAAAAAATTGATGAATGAAGGCCATAGGATTATGAAAGAAAAAGGGTATAACAGTATAATAGCAGATTGGAGAATAACCAACCTTACTTCCTCAACATTTTGGCCGAAGTGTGGATTTAAACCAATAGCTTACAGAATGGCTAGATACATTGACAGTAATTTAGCATGGGCAAACTTTAACAACCCCAGTGTTAATCAGTTGTAG
- a CDS encoding IS110 family transposase, whose translation MSNILFKNLFISVGIDVGADFSWMSIALPNQTFVGKPFKILHSNIDSLELAVSKIKEAEELYSLESRIFLESTGIYHYPLFCYLRDTGFNVNLINPIITKNSTNINIRKVHNDRFDSKKAALIGLKPDLKVSLMPSDLALDLRNLSREYYDLMDNRSAYVNKLQSELRMVFPEYLKIFSKITTNTSLTLLETYTSPDAFLNASKEEIIDSIRSTARFGLTYANNKYNAIIKAANDAKTFGYSVSSNFKRIRLYISFIRKYDEEISSILSEMHKLVDENENTDFVKQIHLIETFKGAGFLSAVSLMGEIGDFSAFNSPKQLFAYFGLDPAVKQSGNFNGTKISMSKRGSRIARRVIHTMALISISKNKDGSAKNQVLREYYLLKCQSKPKMIALGAVMHKVCNILFAILRDGKEFEIITPEEHQKNYLKAKCGFAA comes from the coding sequence ATGTCAAACATTTTATTTAAAAATTTATTTATCTCGGTCGGTATTGATGTTGGTGCAGATTTCAGTTGGATGTCTATCGCACTTCCTAACCAGACCTTTGTTGGAAAGCCTTTTAAAATACTACATTCAAACATTGATTCCCTTGAACTCGCTGTTTCTAAAATAAAAGAAGCAGAAGAGTTGTATTCTTTGGAAAGTCGCATTTTCCTAGAATCCACGGGAATTTATCATTACCCACTCTTCTGCTATCTTCGTGATACTGGATTTAATGTTAACCTAATTAATCCTATCATCACTAAGAATAGCACAAACATTAACATTAGAAAAGTGCATAATGACAGATTTGATTCAAAAAAAGCTGCCTTAATAGGCTTAAAGCCAGATTTAAAAGTATCTCTTATGCCATCAGATCTTGCTCTTGATTTAAGAAATCTTTCAAGAGAGTATTATGATTTGATGGACAACCGTTCTGCTTATGTGAACAAACTTCAAAGTGAACTTCGGATGGTATTTCCAGAATACCTTAAAATTTTTTCAAAAATAACTACTAATACATCATTAACCTTATTAGAAACATACACATCTCCAGATGCATTTTTAAATGCTTCCAAAGAAGAGATTATTGATTCTATAAGATCTACAGCTCGTTTTGGGCTTACATATGCTAATAATAAGTATAATGCCATTATAAAGGCTGCCAATGATGCAAAGACCTTCGGTTATTCTGTAAGTAGTAATTTTAAGCGTATTAGATTATACATAAGCTTTATTCGAAAGTATGATGAAGAGATTTCTTCTATACTCTCTGAAATGCATAAGCTTGTTGATGAAAATGAAAATACTGATTTTGTAAAGCAAATTCACTTGATTGAAACATTTAAAGGTGCAGGTTTTCTTTCTGCTGTAAGCCTCATGGGAGAAATCGGAGATTTCTCTGCGTTCAACTCACCAAAACAGCTTTTTGCTTATTTTGGTTTAGATCCAGCAGTAAAGCAATCTGGCAACTTTAATGGCACAAAAATCAGTATGTCAAAGCGAGGCTCTCGAATTGCCAGAAGAGTAATTCACACTATGGCATTAATCAGCATAAGCAAAAACAAAGATGGCTCCGCCAAAAATCAAGTACTTCGAGAATACTATCTTTTAAAGTGCCAAAGTAAGCCTAAAATGATTGCTCTTGGGGCAGTTATGCATAAAGTTTGTAACATATTATTTGCCATTCTTCGTGATGGGAAAGAATTTGAAATAATTACACCAGAAGAACACCAAAAGAATTATCTCAAAGCGAAATGCGGCTTCGCTGCGTAG
- a CDS encoding PhzF family isomerase, translating to MIRKYNLYQIDSFTKEKFTGNPAGVITNADGLTDYEMQKIARELNNSETAFIFSSDSNDYDVHIRFFTPTNEVPICGHATIAAHYARAIENGLNTSRVYHKTGAGILPVDIIKENEDYKIVMTQGKIHFGSIIDGKDKEQLLAALNIKNSDLLENYKIQIVSTGHSKIMVGIKSIGTLNTLHPDYNALSKLSKVIKCNGYYVFTVDPQDDDILIHGRMFAPAIGINEDPVTGNANGPLGAYLIHHNFVKHNNSLFKFRAKQGEAIKRPGIIEVEVKIEDKEPVEVKISGNAMIVFKSELSFND from the coding sequence ATGATAAGAAAATATAATTTATACCAAATTGATTCATTTACAAAAGAAAAATTTACAGGAAATCCAGCAGGAGTAATAACAAATGCAGATGGATTAACTGATTATGAAATGCAGAAAATAGCTAGGGAACTTAATAATTCTGAGACAGCATTTATTTTTTCTTCAGATAGCAATGACTATGATGTTCATATACGGTTTTTTACGCCAACAAATGAAGTTCCAATCTGTGGGCATGCGACTATTGCTGCTCATTATGCCCGCGCTATTGAAAACGGGCTCAATACTTCAAGGGTTTATCATAAAACAGGTGCTGGAATTTTACCAGTTGATATAATAAAGGAAAATGAGGATTATAAAATTGTCATGACACAAGGTAAAATTCACTTTGGCAGCATTATTGATGGTAAAGATAAAGAACAACTTTTAGCAGCACTTAATATAAAAAATAGTGATTTACTAGAAAACTATAAAATTCAGATTGTCTCAACAGGTCATTCTAAGATTATGGTCGGTATCAAAAGTATTGGAACTTTAAATACTTTGCATCCAGATTATAATGCACTTTCTAAACTAAGTAAGGTTATTAAATGTAATGGATATTATGTTTTCACAGTTGATCCACAGGATGATGATATTTTAATACATGGCAGAATGTTTGCACCTGCAATAGGTATTAATGAAGACCCTGTAACTGGCAATGCAAATGGTCCTTTAGGTGCATATCTTATTCACCATAATTTTGTTAAGCACAATAATTCTTTATTTAAATTTAGGGCTAAACAAGGCGAAGCTATAAAACGACCAGGAATTATTGAAGTTGAGGTGAAAATAGAAGACAAAGAACCAGTTGAAGTTAAGATTTCTGGAAATGCTATGATAGTATTTAAATCCGAATTGTCATTTAATGATTAA
- a CDS encoding HAD family hydrolase gives MGNLKLVCFDLDDTLIREIHSVMLPCILNGKEKEHSFIQEQEERGLINYISADYLRAKLLLGLEECKIAQSFLKIAKPLKNIKDVVEILHEQNIKCIVITVGPKQVAKVVCDIWGFDDYYGSDYEVVKGVFTGRILNYNRAEQKIECLQDFCKNNNIKPDECIAVGDDSTDIPVFQYCGKSIAINSLPKVQQFAMYAVDTDDLTDILKYILCA, from the coding sequence ATGGGAAATTTGAAACTTGTTTGCTTTGACTTAGATGATACTCTAATCAGAGAAATCCATTCCGTTATGTTACCATGCATTTTAAATGGGAAAGAAAAAGAACATTCTTTCATTCAAGAACAAGAAGAAAGAGGACTGATTAACTACATATCAGCAGATTATCTTAGAGCAAAATTACTTTTAGGTCTTGAAGAATGTAAAATTGCTCAATCCTTTTTGAAAATAGCAAAACCTCTAAAAAATATCAAGGATGTAGTTGAAATATTACATGAACAAAATATTAAATGTATTGTTATTACTGTCGGTCCTAAGCAAGTAGCCAAAGTTGTATGTGATATTTGGGGATTTGATGATTATTATGGTAGTGATTACGAAGTAGTTAAAGGAGTATTTACTGGGAGAATTCTTAATTACAATAGGGCTGAACAAAAAATCGAATGTTTACAAGATTTTTGTAAAAATAACAATATAAAACCTGATGAATGTATTGCTGTAGGCGATGATTCAACAGATATTCCGGTTTTTCAATATTGTGGAAAATCTATTGCTATAAACAGTTTACCAAAAGTTCAACAGTTTGCAATGTATGCAGTTGATACAGACGATTTAACAGATATTCTTAAATATATATTATGTGCATAA
- a CDS encoding HAD-IA family hydrolase, which yields MVGIHKKDFDKNKIKAILLDSGKVLNTPVTGHWFITPNFFTYVDKKTFTSIKPTQKKLAFDKAMEYISKQNLIIDEEEEYKYFIEYYKILSKYLPELQLKNEDVQAITKDYVYNYTKYIFFSDAINLIPELSKFYKLAVVSDAWPSLENVFRQAGLRDYFSSFIISSQKGVTKPHELMYKTALEDLNVSPNEAIFIDDNIKNCHGAIKLGITSFVLCRGLKSYAYHKLKHRNYNIIKNLIDIKNILN from the coding sequence ATGGTTGGAATTCATAAAAAAGATTTCGATAAAAATAAAATTAAAGCAATATTATTAGATTCAGGGAAAGTATTAAATACTCCAGTAACAGGACACTGGTTTATAACACCTAACTTTTTCACATATGTTGATAAAAAAACTTTTACTTCAATAAAACCAACTCAAAAAAAATTAGCCTTTGATAAAGCTATGGAATACATTAGTAAACAGAATTTAATTATTGATGAAGAGGAAGAATATAAATATTTTATTGAGTATTATAAAATTCTTTCAAAATATTTACCTGAATTACAATTAAAAAATGAAGATGTTCAGGCTATTACAAAAGATTATGTATATAACTATACTAAATATATCTTTTTTAGTGATGCTATAAATCTTATACCAGAATTGAGCAAATTCTATAAATTAGCAGTAGTATCAGATGCATGGCCATCTCTAGAAAATGTTTTTAGACAAGCAGGCTTAAGGGATTACTTTTCATCATTTATCATATCTTCGCAAAAGGGAGTTACAAAACCCCATGAATTAATGTATAAAACAGCACTTGAGGATCTTAATGTTTCCCCAAATGAAGCAATATTTATTGATGACAATATTAAAAACTGCCATGGAGCCATAAAGCTTGGAATTACTTCATTTGTACTATGTAGGGGCCTAAAATCCTATGCTTATCATAAATTAAAACATAGAAATTACAACATAATTAAAAATTTAATTGATATTAAAAATATATTAAATTAG
- a CDS encoding helix-turn-helix domain-containing protein, giving the protein MNQLSIGKFIAQKRKEHNMTQEQLAEKIGVSNKSVSKWETGKCMPDYSVVQELCKELEITVAELIDGEEIEENSVRIYDEKQIMDLLKRTQDLEQQKNTMYGILLIVMGIASLAVSHSIGGSDIKDFFAGLLLGLSVGEMLVGVYCLGRSLSKR; this is encoded by the coding sequence ATGAACCAATTATCTATAGGCAAATTTATTGCACAAAAGAGAAAAGAACACAATATGACACAGGAGCAACTTGCAGAAAAAATAGGCGTATCAAATAAGTCTGTTTCAAAATGGGAAACAGGAAAATGCATGCCTGATTACAGTGTGGTGCAAGAACTATGCAAAGAGCTTGAAATAACAGTTGCAGAACTAATTGACGGAGAAGAAATTGAAGAAAATAGTGTACGCATATACGATGAGAAACAGATTATGGACCTGTTAAAAAGGACGCAAGATTTAGAGCAACAAAAAAATACTATGTATGGGATTTTACTAATTGTAATGGGGATTGCTTCCTTGGCTGTTTCTCATAGTATTGGTGGTTCTGATATAAAAGATTTTTTTGCTGGATTACTTTTGGGGTTATCTGTGGGAGAAATGCTGGTTGGTGTTTATTGTCTGGGAAGAAGTTTAAGCAAAAGATAA
- the mraY gene encoding phospho-N-acetylmuramoyl-pentapeptide-transferase — protein MITIIFAILLSFLICSITGLILIPLFNKLKLGQNIKKEAPKSHNKKAGTPTFGGIIFIFSSIITMLIFIENCNKEFLIVLSAFLAFGIIGFIDDFLKKKHKKNEGLTPIEKMVLLLFVSTIFAFYSYYNSSIGSLIIIPFTKKSFDLGILYIPFIIFYYVSTTNAVNLTDGIDGLATSITLLIITFFIFISFNMGYYSLSIFCGCVAGSLLGFLKYNSYPAKIIMGDTGSLALGGVVATVAMILKNPLILIIVGGIYVIETLSVIIQIASFKLLKKRVFKMAPIHHSFELCGWHETKIVLVFSIITTILCLIGFLSF, from the coding sequence ATGATTACTATTATTTTTGCTATATTATTAAGCTTTTTGATATGTTCAATCACTGGATTGATTCTCATTCCATTATTTAATAAATTGAAATTGGGGCAAAACATAAAAAAAGAAGCCCCTAAAAGTCATAATAAGAAAGCTGGCACACCTACATTTGGTGGTATTATATTTATTTTTTCATCAATCATTACAATGCTCATTTTTATAGAGAACTGTAACAAAGAATTTCTGATTGTTTTATCAGCTTTTTTAGCTTTTGGAATCATAGGTTTCATTGATGATTTTTTAAAGAAAAAGCATAAAAAGAACGAAGGATTAACTCCAATTGAAAAAATGGTATTATTACTTTTTGTTTCAACGATTTTTGCCTTTTATTCATATTACAATTCTTCAATTGGTTCATTAATTATAATTCCTTTTACTAAAAAATCATTTGATTTAGGAATACTCTACATACCATTTATTATTTTTTATTATGTTTCAACAACCAATGCAGTAAATCTAACTGATGGTATAGATGGCCTTGCTACCTCAATAACACTGCTTATAATAACATTTTTTATTTTCATAAGTTTTAATATGGGTTATTACTCATTATCAATATTTTGCGGATGTGTGGCAGGCTCTTTACTCGGATTTCTAAAGTATAATTCTTATCCAGCTAAAATAATTATGGGTGATACTGGCTCTTTAGCTCTTGGTGGTGTTGTTGCAACAGTAGCTATGATACTTAAAAACCCACTTATCCTTATTATCGTTGGGGGGATCTACGTTATTGAAACACTGTCAGTAATAATTCAGATAGCATCCTTTAAATTATTAAAAAAACGTGTTTTTAAGATGGCGCCTATCCATCACTCATTTGAACTATGTGGATGGCATGAGACTAAAATAGTTTTAGTATTTTCAATTATAACAACAATTTTATGCCTTATTGGATTTTTATCATTTTGA
- a CDS encoding helix-turn-helix domain-containing protein translates to MKKELYELKEISEKVKNQLEYVKNNEGSMSVDINVVKGLKNNIYEKTAKTFIYNLKKFISLESTQKNLAKKIGVSEDLLSKYKSGEAFPSIETLIYICEVYNISMDKLIGSTLTALDIETLENNQEIKMNIFEEKYYVYFLVTNIAREGAIHEGIVDICNDDVIFKILSDGEVIKYFKGNYNTTDKLLFFNLQSANDGTAYINMIKPNVNKNKYTGGLAMLMLPSDANSKPCAQKIIFSKIRLDRDLYYNKLKDLLNFSIEGVTLEHVKISQAEDEEVYNFVRKLI, encoded by the coding sequence TTGAAGAAGGAATTATATGAACTTAAAGAAATAAGTGAGAAGGTAAAAAATCAATTGGAATATGTAAAAAACAATGAGGGCAGTATGTCCGTTGACATCAATGTTGTAAAGGGTTTAAAAAATAATATATATGAAAAGACCGCTAAGACGTTTATATATAATCTAAAAAAGTTTATTAGCCTAGAATCAACACAAAAGAATCTTGCTAAGAAAATAGGTGTTTCAGAAGATCTACTTTCTAAATATAAGTCAGGAGAGGCCTTCCCATCCATAGAAACTTTAATATATATTTGTGAGGTATACAACATAAGCATGGATAAACTTATTGGAAGTACATTAACAGCATTAGATATTGAAACTTTAGAAAATAATCAAGAAATTAAGATGAATATATTCGAAGAAAAATATTATGTTTATTTTTTAGTTACAAATATAGCTAGGGAAGGAGCTATACACGAAGGAATTGTTGATATTTGTAATGATGACGTAATATTTAAAATTCTCTCTGATGGTGAAGTTATTAAATACTTTAAAGGTAATTACAACACCACGGACAAACTTCTATTTTTTAATTTGCAAAGTGCTAATGATGGTACTGCCTATATAAATATGATTAAACCTAATGTAAATAAAAATAAATACACGGGAGGACTAGCTATGCTTATGCTTCCTTCAGATGCAAATAGCAAGCCCTGTGCTCAAAAAATTATTTTCAGCAAAATTAGATTAGATAGGGACTTATATTATAATAAACTAAAGGATCTTTTGAATTTTTCTATTGAAGGTGTAACTTTGGAACATGTAAAGATATCACAAGCTGAAGATGAGGAAGTTTATAATTTTGTTAGAAAACTGATTTAA
- a CDS encoding DUF4317 domain-containing protein, which translates to MKRKDILELKKRLKKDHCTFTKLCGCYVNGEKNIVLNFRENFLNLDEDEYFKYLEIAKKVLSGTIGNNILELNFPLNENLENEKQLSLIKLKKSQLKDDALLQDFYKSIIDNYDYTGNFLILVFHDAYDVITKTTDNSKIDESEEVYEYILCAICPVSLSDPGLRYFEEEKKIKARIRDWVVNTPLLGFVFPAFIDRSSDVNSVIYYTKNAKDPHSELMENVLGCSSKQTATIQKETFQVIIKDHISTDEKKAEKTFMEIQENLNTMIDEYNEMYDDTDAEPITLTQKDMQNLLIESGVPEEVTTKIEKSYVESFGDDLPLADNLIDQKVLKANAQRKKEEHLEKQVEILETRLKEVKQEAAVDNEADLATEINDDNVVLEEADDTSSEDNKVTSNYDVILQVKPEKIPEIKSQIIDGQKCIVIPINENEQTTVNGLEHLI; encoded by the coding sequence ATGAAAAGAAAAGATATACTTGAATTAAAAAAACGTTTAAAGAAAGATCATTGCACCTTCACTAAACTGTGCGGTTGCTATGTTAATGGTGAAAAAAATATTGTTTTAAATTTTAGAGAAAACTTTTTAAATTTAGATGAGGATGAGTACTTTAAGTATTTAGAAATTGCTAAAAAAGTCCTATCTGGAACCATTGGCAACAATATTTTAGAACTTAATTTTCCACTCAATGAGAATCTTGAAAATGAAAAACAACTTTCTCTTATTAAGCTTAAAAAAAGTCAATTAAAAGATGATGCTCTACTTCAAGATTTTTATAAATCTATTATAGATAATTATGATTATACCGGCAATTTTTTAATACTAGTTTTTCATGATGCTTATGATGTTATTACTAAAACTACTGATAATTCTAAGATAGATGAATCTGAAGAAGTTTATGAGTATATTCTATGTGCAATATGTCCTGTTTCACTTTCAGATCCCGGACTTAGATACTTTGAAGAAGAAAAGAAAATAAAGGCACGTATTAGAGATTGGGTGGTGAATACTCCTCTCCTTGGCTTTGTATTTCCTGCTTTCATTGATCGTAGTTCAGACGTTAACTCTGTTATATACTACACTAAAAATGCAAAGGACCCACATTCTGAATTAATGGAAAATGTTTTAGGTTGTTCTTCAAAACAAACTGCCACTATACAAAAAGAAACCTTCCAAGTAATTATTAAAGATCATATTAGCACTGATGAAAAAAAAGCTGAGAAAACTTTTATGGAAATACAAGAAAACTTAAATACTATGATAGATGAATACAATGAAATGTATGATGATACAGATGCCGAACCTATAACCTTAACACAAAAGGATATGCAAAATCTTTTAATAGAAAGCGGAGTTCCTGAAGAAGTTACTACTAAAATTGAAAAATCTTATGTAGAAAGCTTTGGTGATGACCTGCCTTTAGCAGATAATTTAATTGACCAAAAAGTACTTAAGGCAAATGCTCAAAGAAAAAAAGAAGAACATCTTGAAAAGCAAGTAGAAATACTTGAAACTAGACTTAAAGAAGTTAAACAAGAGGCAGCTGTAGATAATGAAGCTGACCTGGCTACAGAAATTAATGATGATAATGTGGTCTTAGAAGAAGCTGACGATACAAGTTCAGAAGATAATAAAGTTACTTCCAACTATGACGTTATACTTCAAGTAAAGCCTGAAAAAATACCTGAAATAAAATCTCAAATAATTGATGGTCAAAAATGCATAGTTATTCCTATTAATGAAAATGAACAAACTACAGTTAATGGCTTAGAACATTTGATTTAA
- a CDS encoding ABC transporter permease, producing the protein MLNILWRNMKWRFENPLSIVFTIIQPLLWLVMYSTVANYTMQNLGIQNYTAFILPGILVLVTLGACCSCGFMNFIMRSNGSFYRILIAPISRKSIVLGQMLESVLVSLLEAAILCVASLFFSVRIETGLTGILLIILLIFMTGFFMSGLSYSISLLLPNEVIYETIMNTIVLPFFFLSTALFPIEGLTGALRTIVLINPFTHIINALRSLILGNTILFLDILPVILLFIVMCTLSFLLAMWRLKKETTN; encoded by the coding sequence ATGTTAAATATTTTATGGAGAAATATGAAATGGCGTTTTGAAAATCCTTTATCAATTGTTTTTACTATAATACAACCTCTTCTATGGCTAGTTATGTATAGTACAGTTGCCAATTATACAATGCAAAATTTAGGAATTCAAAATTACACTGCTTTTATACTTCCTGGAATCCTCGTTTTAGTTACATTGGGTGCTTGTTGTAGCTGCGGATTTATGAATTTTATTATGAGATCTAATGGTAGTTTTTATAGAATTTTAATTGCTCCTATTAGCCGAAAATCAATTGTTTTAGGGCAAATGTTAGAGTCAGTATTAGTTTCACTTTTAGAAGCAGCCATTTTATGCGTTGCAAGCCTCTTTTTTTCTGTTAGAATTGAAACAGGGCTAACTGGAATATTACTAATTATTTTACTTATCTTCATGACTGGATTTTTCATGTCAGGACTTTCGTATTCTATAAGTCTACTACTCCCCAATGAAGTAATTTATGAAACAATCATGAATACAATTGTACTACCATTTTTCTTTTTAAGTACAGCATTGTTTCCTATTGAAGGTTTAACCGGTGCTTTACGAACAATTGTATTAATAAATCCTTTTACACATATTATTAATGCATTGCGTAGTTTAATACTTGGAAATACCATATTATTCTTAGATATATTACCTGTAATTTTATTATTTATAGTAATGTGTACTCTAAGCTTTTTACTTGCCATGTGGAGATTAAAAAAAGAAACAACTAACTAA